The following proteins come from a genomic window of Paramicrobacterium humi:
- a CDS encoding RDD family protein → MPPSNIPGQTFGDLAPSEYPGERLGLPRSGAGSVARFGRRLTGLIIDWALASLIVAGLAQVVPGWHGLTANPISVPLAFAVLQVIFITTIGGSIGHRLLGMRLVPLAGGYIGLWRPVVRTVLLCLVVPIIVWDSDQRGFHDKIAGTVLVRG, encoded by the coding sequence GTGCCACCCTCCAACATACCCGGTCAGACTTTCGGCGACCTCGCGCCGAGCGAGTATCCGGGTGAACGGCTCGGTCTTCCGCGCTCCGGTGCCGGCAGCGTCGCGCGCTTCGGCCGGCGGCTGACCGGCCTCATCATCGATTGGGCGCTCGCGTCGCTCATCGTCGCGGGGCTCGCGCAGGTCGTCCCCGGGTGGCATGGCCTCACCGCGAATCCCATCTCGGTGCCGCTCGCTTTCGCGGTCCTCCAGGTGATCTTCATCACGACGATCGGCGGCAGCATCGGGCATCGCCTCCTCGGCATGCGCCTCGTGCCCCTCGCGGGCGGGTACATCGGCCTCTGGCGCCCCGTCGTCCGCACCGTGCTGCTCTGCCTCGTGGTGCCGATCATCGTGTGGGACTCCGACCAGCGCGGCTTCCACGACAAGATCGCCGGAACGGTCCTCGTCCGAGGCTGA
- a CDS encoding DUF4191 domain-containing protein, with protein MARKDKSAKKAAKEPGRIKQMWQVFQMTRRYDSKAQWWILGALVAGIVLGVVLAILLAAGNVFLMIMWILSGLLAGVLAAMIILGRRAERAAYGQIAGQPGAVGAVFKSSLPRGWSGSEMPITANGRTQDAIYRAVGKGGVALVAEGPASRTRRMLDDERRKVKRVLPNVPITVFHVGPDEDSVPLHRLPKELRRVKKALTKPEVLAVVNRLSSLGNQLPIPKGVDPYKVRPQRAR; from the coding sequence ATGGCACGCAAGGACAAATCCGCGAAAAAGGCGGCGAAGGAACCCGGTCGCATCAAGCAGATGTGGCAGGTCTTCCAGATGACGCGCCGCTACGACTCCAAGGCCCAGTGGTGGATTCTCGGAGCGCTCGTCGCCGGTATCGTCCTCGGTGTCGTGCTCGCCATCTTGCTCGCGGCGGGCAACGTCTTCCTCATGATCATGTGGATCCTCTCGGGACTTCTCGCGGGTGTGCTTGCGGCGATGATCATCCTCGGCCGTCGCGCCGAGCGCGCCGCCTACGGCCAGATCGCCGGACAGCCGGGCGCCGTGGGCGCCGTGTTCAAGAGCTCGCTGCCCCGCGGCTGGTCGGGCAGCGAAATGCCGATCACCGCGAACGGCCGCACGCAGGACGCGATCTACCGCGCCGTCGGCAAGGGGGGCGTCGCACTTGTCGCCGAAGGTCCCGCGTCACGAACGCGCCGCATGCTCGACGACGAGCGGCGCAAGGTCAAGCGTGTTCTCCCCAACGTGCCGATCACGGTGTTCCACGTCGGTCCCGACGAGGACTCCGTGCCGCTGCACCGCCTGCCCAAGGAACTGCGGCGGGTCAAGAAGGCTCTGACAAAGCCCGAAGTGCTCGCCGTCGTGAACCGGCTGAGCTCCCTCGGCAACCAGCTCCCGATTCCCAAGGGCGTCGACCCGTACAAGGTTCGTCCGCAGCGCGCGCGCTGA